A single window of Selenomonas sputigena DNA harbors:
- the rfbF gene encoding glucose-1-phosphate cytidylyltransferase has product MKTVLLAGGFGTRITEESERRPKPMVEIGGMPILWHIMKGYSYFGFNDFIICAGYKQHMIKEWFADYFLHTSDITFDFTQENRMIVHNQHTEPWKVTIVDTGLDTLTGGRIRRIRKYVGDETFMMTYGDGVADVDIGELVRFHKAHGKAATLTAIMQKQQKGILDIGFDNSVHAFREKAMEDSAPINAGYMVLEPSVFELIEDDSTVFEQRPLEELAKKSELKCYLHSGFWQCMDTLREKILLERLWQSGKAPWKLW; this is encoded by the coding sequence TTGAAAACAGTGCTTTTGGCGGGCGGATTCGGTACGCGAATCACCGAGGAGTCGGAAAGACGACCCAAGCCCATGGTGGAGATCGGCGGCATGCCGATCCTCTGGCACATCATGAAGGGATACAGCTATTTTGGCTTCAACGATTTCATTATATGCGCGGGCTACAAACAGCATATGATCAAGGAATGGTTCGCTGACTACTTCCTGCATACGTCCGACATCACGTTCGATTTCACGCAGGAAAACCGCATGATCGTGCACAACCAGCATACGGAGCCGTGGAAGGTTACGATCGTCGATACGGGACTCGATACCTTGACGGGCGGGCGCATCCGCCGCATTCGCAAGTATGTGGGGGATGAGACGTTCATGATGACATACGGCGACGGCGTGGCGGATGTCGATATCGGTGAACTTGTGCGCTTTCACAAGGCGCACGGCAAGGCAGCGACCTTGACGGCGATCATGCAAAAACAGCAGAAGGGCATCCTGGACATCGGCTTTGATAATTCCGTGCATGCTTTTCGTGAGAAGGCTATGGAGGACAGCGCGCCGATCAACGCGGGCTACATGGTGCTTGAGCCTTCCGTTTTTGAATTGATCGAGGATGATTCTACGGTGTTCGAACAGAGGCCGTTGGAGGAGTTGGCGAAGAAAAGCGAGCTCAAGTGCTATCTGCACAGCGGTTTCTGGCAGTGCATGGATACGCTGCGCGAAAAGATTTTGCTCGAGCGCTTGTGGCAAAGCGGCAAAGCGCCTTGGAAGCTCTGGTGA
- a CDS encoding glycosyltransferase, producing the protein MKKEKKVAFFVRKSNEALYRTCLESLQALHLPAGYEAELFTLTAGKPYAVQANKALALSDAKYKIYINDDMCLVQPRFFGELLAIFKNAAVGMIGAWGSQSLPVDGNVLSSVYKRGAVYVPAEDGFSELRFGEATGKAADVRCILPSFFATQWDISWDESYEKQYYAVLAHCRAFEEEGGRIVVPLTKNIWCAYQVKDISFDGSEADRKKFFTRYHSYIDGTEPKGISTLYACGEGSEIPSWKEFSHPEGIAVGRETHIHKTAMCRFVMPNFTGKPRIIVGDRCEIGACSTLAAVNRIVLENTVRVAENVHIKDYVHDDRDIGLSFKDRAIIAAESGIQIERGVRIEENVLIRGAVHIGRGSIVRAGSTVESDIPAYCIAEGSPARVVAAFSPKAGKWLPTAGEKALERVRAEREKTPPLLTVAFITYNRSEYLKKSLRCVLQQLGNDELVEVLVSDNVSTDDTKAFVQKMQKTYKNLRYHCNEENIGAEGNIHRAIQESRGEYVLVAGDDDYFADGALLFLLSNIVRYRGSALFFLGNNFDSYEVQRGSGCAEYIASVGFFVTWISGIVLQRTLYDLIENPQKYDDTHIPQVYLQIEILKRNPKFVVLYGTFILKASGDRAPAGVNFAEVFIKHYLDMLQFEAKIPQELLSAEKKRLMENHVYLWLARIRGEHIDVSLDGFFDIVETYYKDEPYYEDVLATLNGIVQITGSEM; encoded by the coding sequence ATGAAAAAAGAAAAGAAAGTTGCATTTTTCGTACGTAAGTCGAATGAGGCGCTTTACCGCACCTGTTTGGAATCGCTGCAGGCGCTTCATCTGCCTGCGGGATATGAGGCGGAACTTTTTACGTTGACAGCGGGAAAGCCGTATGCTGTGCAGGCGAACAAAGCATTGGCTCTTTCCGATGCCAAATACAAGATCTATATCAATGATGATATGTGTCTTGTTCAGCCCCGGTTCTTTGGAGAATTGCTGGCAATCTTCAAGAACGCCGCCGTCGGTATGATTGGAGCATGGGGCAGTCAGTCCTTGCCTGTGGACGGCAATGTGCTGTCTTCTGTCTATAAGCGCGGCGCTGTCTATGTGCCGGCGGAAGATGGCTTCTCCGAGCTGCGCTTTGGAGAAGCGACGGGAAAGGCCGCAGACGTTCGCTGCATTCTGCCGTCCTTCTTTGCGACACAATGGGACATCTCTTGGGATGAATCTTATGAAAAGCAGTATTACGCTGTGCTGGCACATTGCCGCGCCTTTGAGGAAGAGGGGGGCAGGATTGTCGTTCCTCTGACTAAGAATATCTGGTGCGCCTATCAAGTGAAGGACATCTCCTTCGATGGATCTGAAGCTGATCGGAAAAAGTTTTTTACGAGGTATCATTCCTATATCGACGGCACGGAGCCGAAGGGAATCAGCACACTCTATGCGTGCGGCGAGGGAAGCGAGATTCCTTCATGGAAGGAATTTTCCCATCCCGAGGGGATCGCCGTCGGCAGGGAGACGCACATCCACAAGACGGCTATGTGCCGCTTTGTCATGCCCAATTTCACGGGAAAGCCCCGCATCATCGTTGGCGATCGGTGTGAAATTGGAGCTTGCAGTACCCTTGCGGCGGTGAACCGCATCGTGCTGGAAAACACTGTGCGTGTAGCGGAGAATGTCCATATCAAGGATTATGTGCATGATGACAGAGACATAGGACTTTCATTCAAAGATCGTGCAATCATCGCGGCAGAGAGCGGCATCCAGATCGAGCGCGGCGTGCGCATCGAAGAGAACGTGCTGATCAGGGGTGCTGTGCACATCGGCCGCGGCAGCATCGTGCGAGCGGGAAGTACCGTAGAATCGGACATTCCTGCCTATTGTATCGCCGAAGGGAGCCCTGCGCGCGTTGTCGCAGCCTTTTCTCCGAAGGCTGGGAAGTGGCTGCCTACAGCGGGGGAAAAGGCTCTGGAAAGGGTACGCGCAGAACGGGAGAAGACGCCGCCGCTTCTTACCGTTGCCTTCATTACCTATAACCGCAGTGAATATTTGAAGAAGTCCCTGCGATGTGTTCTGCAGCAGCTTGGAAACGACGAGCTGGTGGAAGTCCTCGTTTCGGACAATGTCTCGACGGATGACACAAAGGCGTTTGTCCAAAAGATGCAGAAAACGTACAAAAATTTGCGCTACCACTGTAACGAGGAGAATATCGGTGCGGAGGGGAATATCCATCGAGCGATTCAAGAAAGCAGGGGCGAGTATGTACTCGTTGCGGGCGATGATGATTACTTTGCCGACGGCGCACTGCTTTTCCTGCTCAGCAACATTGTCCGATATAGGGGATCGGCGCTCTTCTTTTTGGGAAACAACTTCGATTCCTACGAAGTGCAGCGAGGTTCGGGCTGCGCGGAATATATCGCAAGTGTGGGCTTCTTCGTGACGTGGATCAGCGGTATCGTCCTGCAGCGCACATTGTACGATCTCATAGAGAATCCGCAAAAATACGATGATACGCATATACCGCAGGTATATCTGCAAATAGAGATATTGAAGCGAAATCCGAAGTTTGTTGTATTGTATGGAACTTTCATCCTTAAAGCGTCGGGGGATAGAGCGCCGGCCGGCGTGAACTTCGCCGAGGTGTTCATCAAGCATTACCTTGATATGCTGCAGTTTGAGGCAAAAATCCCGCAGGAATTGCTGTCTGCGGAAAAAAAGCGCTTGATGGAGAACCATGTGTATCTGTGGCTCGCTAGAATAAGGGGAGAGCACATAGATGTCTCCCTCGACGGATTTTTTGATATTGTTGAGACGTATTATAAGGATGAGCCATACTATGAAGATGTTCTTGCGACATTAAATGGAATCGTGCAAATCACCGGCAGTGAAATGTAA
- a CDS encoding glycosyltransferase, with translation MSHKTSIIILSYNTLDLLQLCIKSIREYTEEGTYEIVVIENGSKDGSAEWLKEQDDIKGVYNEENQGFPKGCNQGLEIATGTDLLLLKSDTVVTKNWLKNLRCALYSSPKVGAVSCVTNCCSNGQQIETSYKSIEDMQAFAADYNKSNPMLWEKKTTLVGFCYLFKREIFHKIGFLDEQFSPGNFEDDDYSLRILQQGYDLLVCRDTFIHHFGHASFSQGYDDQDEAEKAKRFQALNERNAALFLKKWHVSEMYKVMDVEELRRCLQNQEGAGKPVYEHYPSKEKKIAVIIRKSHAGRYEVCMETLKNVKWPQGYDVQAFTLDAAKPYAAQVNEILTETDAKYKVYINDEMCVVHPQVIEEMLAIFQDESIGMVGILGSQSLPVSGNLMDSPYKRGTVYVPSEDDFSELRFGDATGEAADVRGLLPSFFATQRDVPWDEAYEKQYYAVLDHCCAMEDVGVRVVVPLPENIWCACQMKSISFDADEVDRKKFLGKYHAYLDGTEPKEISMLYACGEGSEVCSWQDFSHPEGIAVGKETHIHKTALCRLAISNFAGKPRIIVGDCCEIGDCSTLAAAQCIEIENAVSVAENVHIKDFAYDDSGIGLSLKDCEIIAKERGVHIERGVCIEENVLIKGAVRIGRGSVVRAGSCVQQDIPAYCIAEGSPARVTFAFSPKSGKWLPTAGTKMLKRLLAEREKTPPLLTVSFITYNRSKYLRRSLPCVLNQLGNDPLAEILVSDNASTDDTHLFVEEMQKTYRNLRYHCNEKNIGTEANLHRAILESKGEYVLVAGDDDYFVDGSLLMLLSSIVRYRESALFYLGQGDGPLHIYKDAGCLAYIARVSYQMTWDTAIVMRRELYARIPEPHKYDATRLPQVYLQLEMLKQKPEFTILHGNFFLEETGNCQPDGYDFAEIFIKNYFDILQDVVDLPPDRLSNDKKWVMERLIIPRCRKIREKHINLSLEGILPLIREYYGKEPYYAQLVELFKSML, from the coding sequence ATGAGCCATAAGACGAGCATCATTATTCTGAGTTACAACACATTGGACCTTCTGCAGCTCTGCATCAAAAGCATACGCGAATATACTGAGGAAGGAACGTACGAAATCGTTGTCATCGAGAATGGCTCGAAGGACGGATCGGCCGAGTGGCTCAAGGAACAGGATGATATTAAAGGCGTTTACAACGAGGAGAATCAAGGTTTCCCCAAGGGGTGCAATCAAGGGCTTGAGATTGCGACGGGAACGGATTTGCTGCTTCTTAAGAGCGATACCGTAGTCACGAAGAACTGGTTGAAGAATTTGCGCTGCGCCCTTTACAGCAGCCCAAAGGTCGGTGCTGTGAGCTGCGTTACGAACTGCTGCTCCAACGGCCAACAGATTGAGACAAGCTATAAAAGCATAGAGGATATGCAGGCGTTCGCCGCAGACTACAATAAGTCGAATCCCATGCTTTGGGAGAAAAAAACAACGCTTGTGGGCTTTTGCTATCTCTTCAAGAGAGAAATTTTCCATAAGATAGGCTTCCTCGATGAACAGTTCAGCCCCGGTAACTTCGAGGATGATGATTACTCTTTGCGTATCTTGCAGCAGGGCTATGATCTGCTCGTCTGCCGCGATACTTTCATCCATCATTTTGGTCATGCGAGTTTCTCCCAAGGATACGACGATCAAGATGAGGCAGAAAAAGCCAAACGCTTTCAAGCTTTGAATGAACGAAACGCAGCCTTGTTTTTAAAAAAATGGCATGTATCTGAGATGTATAAGGTTATGGATGTGGAAGAACTTCGCCGCTGCCTGCAGAATCAAGAAGGTGCAGGGAAACCGGTTTATGAGCACTATCCCTCAAAAGAAAAAAAGATCGCCGTAATCATCCGCAAAAGTCACGCGGGACGCTATGAAGTTTGCATGGAAACCCTAAAAAATGTGAAGTGGCCGCAAGGATATGATGTGCAGGCGTTCACTCTGGATGCGGCAAAGCCTTATGCAGCGCAGGTCAACGAAATTTTGACGGAAACGGATGCCAAGTACAAAGTCTACATCAATGACGAGATGTGCGTCGTTCATCCGCAAGTGATCGAGGAGATGCTGGCGATTTTTCAAGATGAAAGCATCGGCATGGTTGGCATTCTCGGCAGTCAATCATTGCCCGTGAGCGGCAATCTCATGGATTCACCGTATAAGCGTGGCACCGTCTATGTACCGTCGGAAGACGACTTCTCCGAGCTGCGTTTTGGAGATGCGACAGGAGAAGCTGCGGACGTTCGCGGCCTCCTGCCGTCGTTCTTTGCGACGCAGCGGGACGTTCCTTGGGACGAAGCCTACGAAAAGCAGTATTACGCCGTGCTGGATCATTGCTGCGCGATGGAGGACGTTGGTGTGCGCGTCGTCGTTCCCTTGCCCGAAAACATCTGGTGTGCCTGCCAGATGAAAAGCATTTCCTTTGATGCTGATGAAGTTGATCGGAAAAAGTTTTTGGGAAAATACCATGCATACCTCGACGGCACAGAGCCGAAGGAAATCAGCATGCTCTATGCATGTGGCGAAGGAAGCGAGGTCTGCTCCTGGCAGGATTTTTCCCATCCAGAAGGAATTGCCGTCGGCAAGGAGACGCATATCCACAAGACGGCTTTGTGCCGTCTTGCCATATCCAACTTCGCGGGAAAGCCGCGCATCATCGTCGGTGATTGTTGTGAGATCGGAGATTGCAGCACGCTCGCGGCGGCGCAGTGCATCGAGATTGAAAACGCTGTGAGCGTGGCGGAGAATGTCCATATCAAGGATTTTGCGTACGATGACAGCGGCATCGGACTATCGCTCAAAGACTGCGAGATCATCGCAAAAGAGAGAGGCGTCCATATTGAGCGCGGCGTGTGCATTGAGGAGAACGTGTTGATCAAGGGCGCTGTGCGCATCGGGCGCGGCAGCGTCGTGCGCGCGGGAAGCTGTGTGCAGCAGGATATCCCTGCTTACTGTATTGCCGAAGGGAGCCCCGCGCGCGTCACTTTCGCTTTTTCGCCGAAATCAGGCAAGTGGTTGCCGACAGCGGGGACGAAGATGCTGAAGAGGCTGCTCGCAGAAAGAGAAAAGACGCCGCCGCTTCTCACCGTTTCCTTCATCACCTACAATCGCAGCAAATACTTGAGGCGGTCGCTGCCATGCGTATTGAACCAGCTCGGCAACGACCCGCTGGCGGAAATCCTCGTCTCGGACAATGCCTCGACGGATGATACGCATCTCTTTGTCGAAGAGATGCAGAAGACGTACAGGAATCTTCGCTACCACTGCAACGAGAAGAATATCGGCACAGAGGCGAACCTTCATCGGGCGATTTTGGAAAGCAAGGGCGAGTACGTGCTCGTCGCAGGGGATGACGATTACTTTGTCGACGGTTCTTTGCTGATGCTCCTGAGTAGCATCGTCCGCTATCGTGAGAGCGCTCTCTTTTATCTGGGACAAGGCGATGGCCCTCTGCACATATATAAGGATGCGGGGTGCTTGGCCTATATCGCAAGGGTGAGCTATCAGATGACATGGGACACTGCGATCGTCATGCGCCGCGAGCTGTACGCACGGATTCCGGAGCCGCACAAGTATGATGCCACACGTCTGCCGCAAGTCTATCTGCAGTTGGAAATGCTGAAGCAAAAGCCGGAATTCACCATACTTCATGGGAATTTCTTCCTGGAGGAAACAGGGAACTGCCAGCCGGACGGCTACGATTTCGCTGAGATATTCATCAAGAATTATTTCGACATCCTGCAGGATGTTGTCGATCTGCCGCCCGATCGGCTTTCCAATGATAAGAAATGGGTCATGGAGCGGCTGATCATCCCCCGTTGCAGGAAGATCAGAGAAAAGCATATAAATTTGTCCTTGGAGGGTATTCTTCCGCTCATCCGAGAGTACTACGGCAAAGAGCCGTACTACGCGCAGCTCGTCGAATTGTTCAAGAGCATGTTGTAG
- a CDS encoding IS110 family transposase encodes MNAVGIDVSKGKSMVAALQPGGKLLARPFEVLHTKSGIKELISFAHTLGGDTRIVMEHTGRYYEPLLQRLAASDLFVTAVNPKLIKDFGNNTLRKVKTDKADAKKIARYALDNWCDLRQHTGMDTTRTQLKTLNRQFAFCMKQKTACKNNLIALIDQVYPGANTYFESPARADGSQKWVDYVRAFWHVDYVCSMSLSTFTERYRKWCHRHGYNFQPDKPRLLMEKAKDLIAMLPMDKTTKMLVQTSIAQLNVLSKTVEALRTQMVALAEQLPEYPVVIDMNGVGPTLASQLIAEIGDITRFPRRGSLTAFAGVDPGAKQSGTMQLKSNKTSKAGSPHLRKALFQIVSGLLMRSPDDAVYNFMDKKRSEGKPYYVYMTAGANKFLRIYYGRVNEYLASLSKEQE; translated from the coding sequence ATGAACGCTGTCGGTATTGATGTCTCCAAGGGCAAAAGCATGGTCGCTGCACTCCAGCCCGGTGGAAAGCTCCTTGCTCGCCCCTTCGAGGTGCTCCACACCAAGAGCGGCATTAAGGAACTCATCTCCTTTGCCCACACTCTTGGTGGAGATACGCGCATCGTCATGGAGCACACAGGACGTTACTACGAGCCGCTGCTCCAACGGCTTGCCGCCTCCGATCTTTTCGTCACCGCCGTCAATCCTAAGCTCATCAAGGACTTTGGGAATAACACGCTGCGCAAGGTCAAGACGGATAAAGCCGATGCCAAGAAGATTGCGCGGTATGCCCTTGACAATTGGTGCGATTTGCGTCAGCATACAGGCATGGATACCACACGTACACAACTCAAAACCTTGAATCGACAGTTTGCCTTCTGCATGAAGCAGAAGACTGCCTGCAAGAACAATCTCATCGCGCTCATCGATCAGGTCTATCCCGGTGCCAACACCTATTTTGAAAGCCCTGCCAGAGCGGATGGCTCGCAGAAATGGGTGGATTATGTACGTGCGTTTTGGCACGTCGATTATGTCTGCTCTATGAGCCTCAGTACCTTTACAGAGCGTTACCGCAAATGGTGTCATCGCCACGGCTACAACTTCCAGCCGGACAAACCGAGGCTGCTCATGGAAAAGGCAAAGGATCTCATTGCGATGCTCCCGATGGACAAGACGACGAAGATGTTGGTGCAGACCTCCATCGCCCAGCTCAATGTACTGTCTAAGACAGTAGAAGCCTTGCGCACGCAGATGGTCGCTCTTGCCGAGCAGCTGCCGGAATACCCCGTTGTGATTGACATGAACGGTGTCGGTCCGACACTTGCAAGCCAGCTGATCGCAGAGATCGGCGACATCACCCGTTTTCCTCGGCGCGGCTCGTTGACTGCTTTCGCGGGCGTTGATCCCGGGGCAAAACAGTCAGGGACAATGCAGTTAAAGAGCAACAAGACATCCAAGGCAGGTTCTCCGCATCTTCGAAAGGCACTGTTTCAGATTGTTTCAGGACTCTTGATGCGTTCTCCCGATGATGCAGTCTACAACTTCATGGACAAGAAACGCTCCGAGGGAAAGCCTTACTACGTCTATATGACGGCAGGAGCGAATAAGTTCCTGCGCATCTACTACGGGCGCGTAAATGAGTATTTGGCAAGCCTTTCCAAAGAACAAGAATAG
- a CDS encoding glycosyltransferase — MTDFALAEQNIFEDEEKTKRLATLGRRSYLVDGSMEYGNYDCHILIGKYCALGHRIVFEMGLNHDYHCVTTYPFEDVLQIDEDTLNHAKGVNHNQIIIGNDVWIGCDVTLMGGVRIGNGAVIGARTVVAKDVPPYAVVVGNPARVIKYRFPKEIIEKLQKIKWWNWPEEKILSLLSELKDVRRFVDTFSEDVKEDDEDAELTASMKELQSQGYTICYCIADFDVQDRVWQRVFENYLKAYCSADKTALLFGIRQEPETAAALSYMEERLEAMGEAAPLVLTHPMGTRLSVPVLRQVDCLITTKSDISSEAVDYASDAGLRIVYGLDERDKVFPPKIRLTIAFITYNRRQYLAESLPRVLAQVGDDAAVDVLISDNASTDDTRVFVEEWQARYKNLRYHCNEENVGAEGNIHRAMQASRGEYVLIAGDDDYFCDGVLHILLDTIEKNRGDALFYMAQNPAPMHVYRGAGALDYIAKLGHTMTWLTAITMRRDLYLGIKEPQKYDDTHMPQVYLQLEILKQKADFTIIEGPFFADGTGNHDPAGYNFAEVFIKNYLDILTACVEIPPEQMTMEKKRLMEQMIFPWCEKIKREKLDLSLEGIFDIVRDYYGNESYYAQVVSILRDNILK, encoded by the coding sequence ATGACGGATTTCGCTCTTGCGGAGCAAAATATCTTCGAGGATGAGGAGAAGACGAAAAGGCTTGCTACATTGGGACGGCGTTCGTACCTGGTGGATGGCAGCATGGAATACGGCAACTACGACTGTCACATTTTGATCGGTAAATACTGTGCTTTGGGACATCGGATCGTTTTTGAGATGGGACTCAATCATGACTATCATTGTGTCACGACGTATCCTTTTGAAGATGTGCTGCAAATCGATGAGGACACTTTGAATCATGCCAAGGGAGTCAATCACAATCAGATCATCATCGGCAACGACGTTTGGATCGGCTGTGATGTGACGTTGATGGGCGGCGTGCGTATCGGTAACGGTGCTGTCATCGGGGCGAGAACTGTTGTGGCGAAGGATGTGCCTCCGTATGCCGTCGTTGTGGGGAATCCGGCGCGCGTCATCAAGTATCGATTTCCAAAAGAAATCATTGAAAAGCTGCAGAAGATCAAGTGGTGGAACTGGCCCGAAGAAAAAATTCTGTCCTTATTGTCGGAACTGAAGGATGTGCGGCGCTTTGTCGATACATTTAGCGAAGACGTGAAAGAAGATGACGAGGATGCGGAACTGACAGCTTCGATGAAGGAACTGCAGTCGCAAGGCTATACGATCTGCTATTGCATCGCCGACTTTGATGTGCAGGATCGGGTCTGGCAAAGGGTGTTTGAAAATTATCTGAAAGCGTATTGTTCGGCAGACAAGACGGCTTTGTTGTTTGGTATACGGCAAGAACCGGAAACGGCAGCTGCTTTATCGTACATGGAGGAGCGATTGGAAGCGATGGGAGAGGCGGCGCCGCTTGTCTTGACGCATCCTATGGGGACGAGGCTTTCCGTTCCCGTGCTGCGACAGGTGGATTGTCTCATTACGACGAAGTCGGATATTTCTTCCGAGGCCGTCGATTATGCGAGTGACGCAGGGCTTCGAATCGTCTATGGTTTGGATGAGAGGGATAAGGTCTTTCCGCCCAAAATTCGTTTGACGATCGCCTTCATCACCTACAACCGCAGACAGTACCTTGCGGAGTCCCTGCCACGCGTATTGGCGCAGGTCGGAGATGATGCGGCGGTCGATGTCCTCATCTCGGACAACGCTTCGACCGATGATACGCGCGTCTTCGTCGAAGAGTGGCAGGCGCGTTACAAGAATCTTCGCTATCATTGCAATGAGGAGAATGTCGGTGCGGAAGGAAACATCCATCGAGCCATGCAGGCGAGTCGCGGCGAATATGTTCTCATCGCGGGCGATGATGATTATTTCTGCGACGGAGTGCTTCATATTCTGCTCGATACGATCGAAAAAAATCGTGGAGACGCCCTCTTCTATATGGCGCAAAATCCTGCGCCGATGCATGTGTATCGCGGAGCGGGCGCCCTCGACTACATCGCGAAACTCGGTCATACCATGACGTGGCTGACGGCCATTACCATGAGGCGAGACCTCTACCTTGGCATAAAAGAGCCGCAAAAGTATGATGATACGCATATGCCGCAGGTCTACCTCCAACTGGAAATACTCAAACAGAAGGCAGATTTCACGATTATCGAGGGGCCTTTTTTTGCCGATGGAACGGGAAATCATGATCCTGCCGGCTACAACTTCGCCGAGGTTTTTATCAAAAACTATCTCGATATCCTGACGGCATGCGTCGAGATTCCACCGGAGCAGATGACGATGGAAAAGAAGCGGCTGATGGAGCAGATGATTTTTCCTTGGTGCGAGAAGATCAAGAGGGAAAAACTCGATCTTTCCCTGGAAGGAATCTTCGACATCGTGCGTGATTATTACGGGAATGAATCATACTATGCACAGGTCGTTTCGATACTCAGAGACAATATATTGAAATGA